A stretch of the Lolium perenne isolate Kyuss_39 chromosome 3, Kyuss_2.0, whole genome shotgun sequence genome encodes the following:
- the LOC139838002 gene encoding uncharacterized protein: MIWLDVKLPDLHPSTWERDILCDPIILDSDRPKIITIMWAIWTSRNSITHDNGTTDPVHSVKRIRDDLAILDLPSGHTKIMPGFGWKPPDDGWIKVNTDAGVALDARKCGAGGVARTASGFVGAWSKPQEGVTDPLVAEALALREGVLFAKLRGFAQVVMEVDCLEVVDLWVTRQGSRSLIAPILFEVEELARDFTSFCIKHVKRHSNHSAHLCAKLACTLGVSECWMSSPPSFLVTSIQADSEGAVLME, translated from the coding sequence ATGATCTGGCTCGATGTTAAACTACCGGACCTGCACCCGAGCACATGGGAACGGGACATTTTATGTGACCCGATCATTTTAGACTCAGATAGGCCGAAGATCATTACAATCATGTGGGCGATCTGGACGTCAAGAAACAGTATTACACATGACAATGGCACTACTGATCCTGTACATTCTGTGAAGCGGATCAGAGATGATCTTGCGATCCTTGATCTGCCTAGTGGCCATACGAAAATAATGCCAGGTTTTGGGTGGAAACCACCCGATGATGGTTGGATCAAGGTGAACACTGATGCTGGTGTTGCCTTGGATGCCAGAAAATGCGGAGCGGGTGGAGTGGCAAGAACTGCGTCAGGCTTCGTTGGTGCCTGGAGTAAACCGCAGGAGGGCGTCACTGATCCTTTGGTGGCCGAGGCGCTCGCTCTCCGCGAGGGTGTCCTGTTTGCAAAACTGAGAGGGTTTGCACAGGTAGTAATGGAGGTGGATTGCTTGGAGGTTGTTGATCTATGGGTCACACGCCAAGGCTCGCGCTCGTTAATAGCGCCAATTCTTTTCGAGGTTGAAGAGCTTGCTAGAGATTTTACTTCTTTCTGTATTAAACATGTTAAGAGGCACTCTAACCATTCTGCCCACTTGTGTGCGAAGCTTGCATGCACACTTGGGGTCTCAGAATGTTGGATGTCGTCTCCCCCTAGTTTTCTTGTAACTAGTATCCAAGCGGACAGCGAGGGTGCTGTGTTGATGGAATAA